In Paenibacillus kyungheensis, the following are encoded in one genomic region:
- a CDS encoding LacI family DNA-binding transcriptional regulator → MVNIKQIAQQAGVSVSTVSRVLNNHPYVRADKRERVQQVIEQNSYTPNSQAINLIRGKTKTVGLILPFSHHPYYHAIIAGVMEEAYQYGYHVLLCQTSYNPDQEREYLHMLSTRQVDGIIACSRVLPWAELQSYSDSGPIVVCEYTEESNLSAVYTDHYGAFCSGIQYLLDHGYTRIGYCIGRKTSASSQERFRAYQNTLHAAGLEVYQEWIFPDCIHMSDGEQIAKRIATMESPPSALIVTGDEAAAGVMLGARQYGLRIPEQLAIIGYDNQPISAGLQLTTIDQNLQEIGRQAFSLFYERSLDATIMPVKRQIPYTLIERHSV, encoded by the coding sequence ATGGTCAATATTAAGCAAATCGCCCAGCAAGCAGGAGTTTCGGTGTCTACCGTATCTAGAGTACTCAATAATCATCCTTATGTTAGAGCAGATAAACGAGAACGGGTACAACAGGTCATTGAGCAAAATAGCTACACCCCTAATTCACAAGCTATTAATCTGATTCGTGGTAAAACCAAAACGGTTGGTTTGATTTTACCATTTAGTCATCATCCGTATTATCACGCTATTATTGCAGGTGTGATGGAAGAAGCTTATCAATATGGTTATCATGTATTGCTATGTCAGACTTCGTATAATCCAGATCAAGAACGAGAATATCTACATATGCTCAGTACAAGACAGGTGGATGGAATCATTGCATGTTCACGTGTATTACCCTGGGCAGAATTACAATCATACAGTGATTCAGGGCCGATCGTTGTCTGCGAATATACAGAAGAATCCAATCTATCCGCTGTATATACCGATCATTATGGAGCTTTTTGTAGCGGGATTCAGTACTTATTAGATCATGGGTATACTCGTATCGGTTATTGTATCGGTCGCAAAACAAGTGCAAGCAGTCAGGAGCGATTTCGTGCATACCAAAATACACTCCATGCCGCAGGGCTTGAAGTGTATCAGGAGTGGATTTTTCCAGATTGTATCCATATGAGTGATGGTGAACAGATTGCCAAGCGGATTGCGACTATGGAGTCACCTCCGTCTGCGTTAATTGTAACAGGGGATGAAGCCGCCGCAGGTGTTATGTTAGGCGCACGTCAATATGGATTGCGTATTCCTGAGCAGTTAGCAATTATCGGGTATGATAACCAACCGATCTCTGCCGGATTACAACTCACTACGATCGATCAGAATTTACAAGAAATCGGCAGACAAGCGTTTTCTTTATTTTATGAACGTAGCCTTGATGCTACTATCATGCCGGTCAAGCGACAGATTCCTTATACGTTAATCGAACGCCATAGTGTGTGA
- the nadD gene encoding nicotinate-nucleotide adenylyltransferase codes for MKVGIMGGTFDPVHIGHMLAAEAALQGCTLDEVWFMPSHIPPHKHEAGAGGDERLQMVELAVGTNPAFRTLDIELVRGGVSYTIDTIRELRARYTEHEFFFIIGADMVNFLTQWHGIEELAQVLTFIGVGRPGSVIRKEDLPDYLQEKVVLVNMPQVDISSTDIRERLAAGKSVRYMVHDLVNEYIQRSGIYEPDTR; via the coding sequence ATGAAAGTCGGTATTATGGGTGGAACATTCGATCCTGTGCATATCGGTCATATGTTAGCAGCAGAAGCAGCGCTTCAAGGTTGTACGTTAGATGAAGTCTGGTTTATGCCGTCACATATTCCGCCGCATAAGCACGAAGCGGGAGCTGGAGGAGACGAACGTCTTCAGATGGTGGAGCTTGCAGTAGGAACGAATCCTGCTTTTCGTACATTGGATATAGAGCTTGTCCGCGGAGGCGTATCCTACACAATTGATACAATTCGTGAATTACGAGCAAGGTATACAGAGCATGAATTCTTTTTTATTATCGGTGCAGATATGGTGAACTTTTTAACACAATGGCATGGGATTGAAGAACTGGCACAGGTGCTTACATTTATCGGTGTAGGTCGTCCGGGTTCGGTCATTCGTAAAGAAGATTTACCGGATTATTTGCAGGAAAAAGTAGTGCTGGTGAATATGCCACAAGTTGATATTTCATCTACAGATATCCGTGAACGTCTAGCAGCAGGAAAATCTGTTCGTTATATGGTACATGATCTAGTGAATGAATATATACAAAGGAGCGGTATCTATGAACCTGACACGCGATGA
- the yhbY gene encoding ribosome assembly RNA-binding protein YhbY produces MLTGKQKRFLRSQAHHLDAIFQIGKGGMNDGIVRHVLDAIETRELMKISVLNNCLEEPKDLAEELAKSTKSELVQVIGRTIILYKESKDHKQIELPKA; encoded by the coding sequence ATGTTAACAGGAAAACAAAAACGCTTTTTGCGTTCACAAGCTCATCATTTGGATGCGATTTTTCAAATCGGTAAAGGCGGTATGAATGACGGGATTGTTCGTCATGTACTGGATGCGATTGAAACGCGCGAATTGATGAAAATTTCAGTATTAAACAACTGTCTGGAAGAACCAAAAGATTTGGCAGAAGAATTAGCAAAAAGCACTAAATCCGAGTTGGTTCAAGTGATTGGGCGTACAATCATTTTGTACAAAGAATCCAAAGACCACAAACAAATTGAATTACCAAAAGCGTAA
- a CDS encoding class I SAM-dependent DNA methyltransferase has product MYGRTVSVLSYRKFAYVYDELMADMPYPDWLRFVREVWDKYGMPRTVAELGCGTGSITIPLVNAGFQVTGIDLSSDMLSVAKDKLESTPQGHRLFQNGSVNWVCQNMTHWMLPEPVDSVISFCDCLNYLTEPEYIVDTFQSTYKGLKSGGTFVFDVHHPRTLRRYDEEQPFMLDERSVSYLWTCEYDQVRTEIEHHLTIFARTGEERHALYERFEETHVQRSYDPEWLKTELIKAGFRDVHCYADFEWVEAGEDAARLFFVAIK; this is encoded by the coding sequence ATGTACGGAAGGACGGTTAGCGTATTGTCGTACCGGAAATTTGCTTATGTATATGATGAATTAATGGCAGATATGCCTTACCCGGATTGGCTACGCTTTGTGCGTGAAGTCTGGGATAAATATGGTATGCCTCGTACAGTGGCAGAACTTGGATGTGGAACCGGTAGTATTACGATTCCGCTTGTGAATGCAGGTTTCCAGGTGACAGGAATAGACCTATCATCAGATATGTTATCTGTAGCGAAAGACAAGCTAGAATCGACTCCACAAGGACATCGCCTTTTTCAAAACGGTAGTGTGAACTGGGTGTGTCAAAATATGACGCACTGGATGTTGCCTGAACCGGTCGATAGCGTAATTTCGTTTTGCGATTGTTTGAACTATTTAACAGAACCCGAGTATATCGTTGATACGTTTCAATCGACATACAAAGGGCTCAAATCAGGCGGTACATTTGTTTTTGATGTCCACCATCCGCGGACATTACGCCGTTATGATGAAGAGCAACCCTTTATGTTAGATGAGCGTTCTGTTTCGTATTTATGGACATGTGAATATGATCAAGTTCGTACCGAGATTGAGCATCATTTGACGATTTTTGCCCGTACAGGTGAAGAGCGTCATGCGCTGTATGAACGTTTTGAAGAAACTCATGTTCAACGTTCTTATGATCCAGAATGGTTGAAAACAGAATTAATCAAAGCCGGTTTTCGAGATGTGCATTGTTATGCTGATTTTGAATGGGTAGAAGCTGGGGAAGATGCTGCTAGATTATTCTTTGTAGCGATTAAATAA
- a CDS encoding 2-hydroxyacid dehydrogenase, with protein sequence MKILITAPYHEQGRQQLADTFGEVIYRCWKDHGQAYQEDELISLLQSTGADAIIAELDQITEKVIKAVPQLQFIGVCRGTPSNVDVPVATDRRIPVFYTPARNAQAVAEMVVGSLITFLRSIISSSQWLEAGEWQSGSLTAYLKFKGNELAGKTVGMVGFGAVAQRTAGILRSFPCDIRYYDPYVTSPDPRDQKVSLAELFATSDIVSIHLPVTEDTKGLIGTELLQSMKKDAIFVNTARSVVVDHHALVEQLQQNQIRGAIIDVFDQEPPLPKDYELISLPNVLAIPHLAGATYEVEDHHVEIMNTALIEWFEHHNTAVKVLYNKAILEDINDDTTSLSSL encoded by the coding sequence ATGAAAATATTAATTACTGCCCCTTATCATGAGCAAGGTCGTCAACAACTAGCAGATACGTTTGGAGAAGTCATTTACCGTTGCTGGAAAGATCATGGGCAAGCTTATCAAGAAGATGAATTAATCTCTTTATTACAATCAACCGGAGCAGATGCGATTATTGCAGAATTGGATCAAATTACTGAAAAGGTGATTAAAGCTGTACCTCAATTGCAATTTATCGGTGTCTGTCGAGGAACTCCTTCTAATGTAGATGTACCTGTAGCTACAGATCGTCGTATTCCTGTTTTCTATACGCCAGCACGTAATGCACAAGCTGTAGCTGAAATGGTAGTCGGTAGTCTAATTACCTTTTTACGCAGTATTATTTCATCCAGTCAATGGTTAGAAGCAGGGGAATGGCAAAGTGGTAGCTTAACTGCTTATCTCAAGTTTAAAGGCAATGAACTGGCTGGCAAAACAGTCGGTATGGTTGGTTTTGGAGCAGTGGCCCAGCGTACAGCAGGCATACTACGGAGCTTCCCTTGTGATATTCGTTATTACGATCCCTATGTAACCAGCCCTGATCCGCGTGATCAAAAAGTATCGTTAGCTGAGTTATTTGCTACAAGCGATATTGTATCGATTCATTTACCTGTAACCGAAGATACCAAAGGATTAATCGGTACAGAATTATTGCAATCAATGAAAAAAGACGCCATTTTTGTAAATACTGCCCGTTCTGTAGTAGTAGATCATCATGCACTGGTTGAACAATTACAACAAAATCAGATTCGTGGAGCGATTATCGATGTGTTTGATCAAGAACCGCCACTTCCTAAAGATTATGAACTGATTTCATTGCCAAATGTTTTAGCAATTCCACATTTAGCAGGTGCCACTTATGAAGTTGAAGATCATCATGTAGAAATTATGAATACGGCACTCATAGAGTGGTTTGAGCATCATAACACCGCAGTGAAAGTACTTTATAATAAAGCGATTTTGGAGGATATTAACGATGACACAACAAGCCTATCTAGTCTTTGA
- a CDS encoding GGDEF domain-containing protein has product MLTIIQSLLNNLTFLTTTLFFGNLILKWLSKRINIQSLYVKLLSGVIAGIIGILLTKYFSFRLSPMIVLDLRQVAIILSFYFGGALSSLITAVIIGVYRLFLIDPINFSSFIGFFNAIFTFVITGLFMRKGKELALSYWLRMMIGILCVYALSVISVLGEHSFFPIIVFAAFYIPGVLFVYYLLRYMKRTDDALLLMREAANLDFLTGLHNPRAFEKMFEQKTINLVHYPQPFGLLLLDIDYFKDVNDTYGHLNGDTVLIQIAQLLKEAMRSNDHCARKGGEEFAAILNDCGIEKTLKIAESIRKKIEAHDFQLDDGQVIHITISIGVSCYPQDQPENMFEQADQALYIAKSAGRNQVQLAKPLS; this is encoded by the coding sequence ATGCTGACTATTATTCAATCGCTTCTGAACAACCTTACATTTCTAACAACTACACTCTTTTTTGGTAATTTAATATTAAAATGGCTGAGTAAACGAATCAATATCCAGTCATTGTATGTCAAATTGCTATCCGGTGTTATTGCGGGAATAATTGGAATTTTATTGACTAAATATTTCTCTTTTCGTTTGTCACCTATGATAGTACTGGATCTTCGTCAGGTGGCTATTATATTGTCGTTTTACTTTGGTGGAGCATTAAGTAGTTTGATCACGGCTGTCATTATTGGAGTGTATCGCTTATTTTTAATAGACCCTATCAATTTTAGTTCATTTATCGGATTTTTTAATGCGATCTTTACGTTTGTGATTACAGGATTATTTATGAGAAAAGGCAAAGAGCTGGCGTTATCTTACTGGCTACGCATGATGATCGGGATTTTGTGTGTATATGCTTTATCTGTAATTTCTGTACTAGGGGAACACTCCTTTTTTCCGATTATAGTCTTTGCAGCGTTTTATATTCCCGGGGTATTGTTTGTTTATTATTTACTTCGTTATATGAAACGTACCGATGATGCATTGTTATTAATGCGTGAAGCAGCCAATCTTGATTTTTTGACAGGGCTTCATAATCCACGTGCATTTGAAAAAATGTTTGAACAAAAAACGATAAATTTGGTGCATTATCCACAACCTTTTGGTTTGCTCCTTTTAGATATTGATTATTTTAAAGATGTTAATGATACGTATGGACATTTAAATGGAGATACGGTATTGATTCAAATAGCTCAATTGTTAAAAGAGGCTATGCGTTCTAATGATCACTGTGCTCGTAAAGGCGGAGAAGAATTTGCTGCGATCTTAAATGACTGTGGAATCGAAAAAACGTTAAAAATAGCAGAATCGATTCGTAAAAAGATCGAAGCTCACGATTTTCAATTAGACGATGGACAAGTGATTCATATTACGATATCGATCGGTGTAAGTTGTTATCCGCAGGATCAGCCTGAAAACATGTTTGAACAAGCAGATCAAGCATTGTATATAGCCAAGTCGGCTGGACGGAATCAGGTACAATTAGCTAAGCCACTATCATAA
- the yqeK gene encoding bis(5'-nucleosyl)-tetraphosphatase (symmetrical) YqeK, protein MNLTRDELKASVSAQMPQKRWKHTEGVMQSAIVLAKRYGADPVKAEIAAILHDVAKYWSTERQEQVLREQALNDELLLYDKPLWHAEVGAYTAQTEYGVDDEEILNAIRYHTSGRVGMTVLEKVICLADYIEPGRDFPGVDHIRSLAEHSLEAGLVAGFDSTIHLLLARRQVIFPLTVLSRNDLVKQLELEGEL, encoded by the coding sequence ATGAACCTGACACGCGATGAGTTGAAGGCATCTGTATCCGCTCAAATGCCACAAAAACGCTGGAAGCATACCGAAGGTGTAATGCAATCAGCAATTGTACTTGCTAAGCGATATGGCGCTGATCCGGTCAAAGCAGAGATTGCTGCCATTTTGCATGATGTAGCGAAATATTGGAGTACTGAACGTCAAGAACAAGTATTACGCGAACAAGCGTTAAATGATGAACTATTATTGTATGACAAGCCGTTATGGCATGCTGAAGTGGGAGCATATACGGCACAGACAGAATACGGTGTGGACGATGAAGAAATATTGAATGCGATTCGTTATCATACCTCTGGACGTGTCGGTATGACTGTGTTGGAGAAAGTAATTTGTTTGGCTGATTATATAGAACCTGGACGTGATTTTCCAGGAGTAGATCATATTCGCAGTCTAGCTGAGCATAGTCTTGAAGCTGGATTGGTAGCTGGATTTGATTCGACGATTCATTTATTGCTGGCTAGACGACAAGTTATTTTTCCGTTAACGGTTTTATCTCGCAACGATTTGGTCAAACAGCTAGAACTCGAGGGGGAACTTTAA
- a CDS encoding molybdopterin oxidoreductase family protein gives MSSYVDQQDGVFPSVCSLDCPDQCGLLVHKEKGKIIKIAGDPNHPVTKGNICNKVRNMTERIYDTKRLTTPLKRIGAKGEGLFEPISWEEAITTITSKWKTLISTSGPESILPYSFYGNMGNLSAEGMDRRFFHRMGASLLERTICTAAGSAGYKYTMGGSIGTDPEDTVDTKLFIFWGINAVSTNMHQVTLAQQARKKGAKVIVIDVHKNQTGRSADWFIPILPGTDSALALGMMHILFAEDKVNEDFMKQYTVGHEQLREHVKQYDPATVSTITGVPVDDLYQLARMYGDASPALIRIGNGLQHHDNGGMNVRTIACLPAITGQWLVRGGGAIKSNTFQLTFNENALQRPDLLANRNTRSFNMNQLGRVLLEESEPVQSLYVYNSNPAVVTPEATLVRQGLARDDLFTVVHDLFLTETAKYADIVLPATSAFENTDFYASYWHHYMQIQQPVVAPYGESKSNTEVFRLLAKTMGYEDEALQDSDEQLIRQALDHPANPALKNITYDSLVQHQYVKADRQYIFPDRLPTPSGKIELYSADMERDGLPPLPTYTPLHEQGTHPYIFVPGPNHNFLNSTFSNNAKHIGLEKSPKLFMNTIDAQNAGIEDGDWVTVWNERGSCELLATVGEHVLPGVVVSQGLWADTDNQQATHLVNALTSDRLADMGGGATFFSGRVDVIKKLS, from the coding sequence ATGTCTAGTTATGTTGATCAACAAGATGGAGTATTTCCTTCAGTCTGCTCGCTCGATTGTCCTGATCAGTGCGGACTGCTTGTTCATAAAGAAAAAGGTAAAATTATCAAAATCGCTGGAGATCCTAATCATCCTGTTACCAAAGGGAACATCTGTAACAAAGTTCGTAATATGACAGAACGTATCTATGATACTAAGCGCCTGACTACTCCGCTCAAGCGGATCGGAGCAAAAGGCGAAGGTCTTTTTGAACCTATTTCTTGGGAAGAAGCGATTACTACAATTACTTCCAAGTGGAAAACATTAATATCCACTTCCGGCCCTGAAAGTATTCTCCCGTATAGCTTCTATGGCAATATGGGCAATCTATCTGCTGAAGGGATGGATCGCCGCTTTTTCCACCGGATGGGGGCAAGTCTTTTAGAGCGCACCATTTGTACAGCCGCTGGTTCAGCAGGTTATAAATATACAATGGGTGGCAGTATTGGTACCGATCCTGAAGATACGGTAGATACAAAGCTATTTATTTTCTGGGGCATTAATGCAGTTAGCACTAATATGCATCAAGTGACTTTAGCGCAACAAGCTCGCAAAAAAGGCGCTAAAGTTATTGTGATCGATGTGCACAAAAATCAAACTGGACGATCTGCGGATTGGTTTATTCCGATTTTGCCAGGAACAGATAGTGCACTCGCTCTAGGGATGATGCATATTTTATTTGCTGAAGACAAAGTGAATGAGGATTTTATGAAGCAATATACAGTAGGACACGAACAATTGCGTGAGCATGTAAAGCAATATGACCCTGCTACTGTATCCACAATTACAGGCGTGCCTGTCGATGATCTATATCAATTAGCTCGTATGTATGGCGATGCTAGCCCTGCTCTGATTCGTATCGGAAATGGTCTACAACATCATGATAACGGCGGGATGAATGTACGTACGATTGCCTGCCTACCTGCTATCACAGGACAATGGTTAGTACGCGGTGGCGGTGCTATTAAGTCTAATACGTTCCAACTAACATTTAATGAAAATGCATTACAACGTCCAGACTTATTGGCTAATCGCAATACTCGTTCTTTTAATATGAATCAATTGGGACGGGTATTATTAGAGGAGTCTGAACCTGTGCAATCGCTATATGTGTACAATTCTAATCCAGCAGTTGTGACTCCAGAAGCTACGCTTGTCAGACAAGGATTAGCACGAGACGATTTGTTTACTGTTGTGCACGATCTCTTTTTAACTGAAACAGCTAAATATGCAGATATCGTTTTGCCAGCAACATCTGCTTTTGAAAATACCGATTTCTATGCTTCGTACTGGCATCATTATATGCAGATTCAACAACCAGTTGTTGCTCCATATGGAGAAAGCAAATCCAATACCGAAGTATTTCGTTTGCTTGCTAAGACCATGGGTTATGAAGATGAAGCATTACAAGATAGTGATGAGCAGTTAATTCGGCAAGCGCTGGATCATCCTGCTAATCCTGCACTGAAAAATATTACGTATGATTCATTAGTTCAGCATCAATATGTCAAAGCAGATCGACAATATATTTTCCCGGATCGTCTGCCTACACCAAGTGGCAAAATTGAACTATATTCAGCCGATATGGAACGTGATGGATTACCACCACTACCAACCTATACACCACTTCATGAGCAGGGCACTCATCCTTATATTTTTGTACCGGGGCCTAATCATAACTTTTTAAATTCAACCTTTTCGAACAATGCCAAACATATCGGTCTTGAAAAGTCACCCAAGCTATTTATGAATACAATAGATGCGCAAAATGCTGGTATTGAAGATGGCGACTGGGTAACCGTCTGGAATGAACGGGGGTCTTGTGAACTGCTTGCTACTGTAGGTGAACATGTATTGCCCGGCGTTGTCGTCAGCCAGGGGCTATGGGCAGACACTGACAATCAGCAAGCTACCCATCTAGTCAATGCACTCACGTCAGATCGCTTGGCTGATATGGGCGGTGGTGCAACCTTCTTCTCCGGTCGTGTCGATGTAATCAAAAAATTAAGTTAA
- the rsfS gene encoding ribosome silencing factor, with translation MKLNPEQLLQLAVEAAESKKASNLVALDLRGVSMIADYFVICHGNSDTQVQAIASEIRKVMHDAKAEIRGMEGVNAARWVLMDLGDVVVHIFHRDEREYYNIERLWSDAKVMENV, from the coding sequence ATGAAATTGAATCCTGAACAATTATTGCAACTTGCTGTAGAAGCAGCTGAAAGTAAAAAAGCAAGCAATCTGGTAGCACTAGATTTACGTGGTGTATCCATGATCGCTGATTATTTTGTAATCTGTCATGGTAACTCGGATACACAAGTACAAGCGATTGCAAGTGAAATCCGTAAAGTAATGCATGATGCCAAAGCAGAGATCCGTGGTATGGAAGGCGTGAATGCAGCTCGTTGGGTACTAATGGATCTTGGCGATGTCGTCGTGCATATTTTCCATCGTGATGAGCGTGAATACTATAATATCGAGCGTCTGTGGTCAGATGCTAAAGTGATGGAGAACGTATGA
- a CDS encoding glycoside hydrolase family 1 protein: MHHEQKKAFPTDFLWGSASAAYQVEGAWDEDGKGPSMWDSFTKIPGKTFKGTNGDVAVDHYHRYKEDIALMAQQGLKAYRFSISWPRIYPQGKGEVNEAGLIFYDQLIDELLANQIEPVLTLYHWDAPQALADEYGAWESREMIEDFNQYCITLYKRYGDRVKYWVSLNEQNYNSNHAFITAMHPPGVHDRKRFYEANHIAFLANAKAIESFRHYVPNGKIGPSFAYSPSYPASSQPRDMLAYENAEEFQNNWWLDTYCLGHYPQVALRYLEEHGLAPTFEKGDIELLTKGIPDFVGVNYYQTITYEFNPIDGVAEGKMNTTGQKGSNEDTGRPGLYKTKPNTHLETSNWDWAIDPIGLRIGLRRITSRYGLPVFITENGLGEFDKLEADGSIQDDYRIDYLRSHLEQCREAIADGVDLIGYCSWSFTDLLSWLNGYQKRYGFVYINRDEDSEKDMRRIPKKSYYWYQQVIESNGEQL; this comes from the coding sequence ATGCATCACGAACAGAAAAAAGCGTTCCCGACTGATTTTCTATGGGGATCAGCTTCGGCGGCATATCAAGTAGAAGGTGCTTGGGACGAAGATGGTAAAGGACCTTCGATGTGGGATTCATTTACCAAAATTCCGGGCAAAACGTTCAAAGGTACCAATGGAGATGTAGCTGTAGATCATTATCATCGTTACAAAGAAGATATTGCTCTAATGGCGCAACAAGGTCTTAAAGCATACCGCTTTTCGATTAGCTGGCCACGTATTTATCCACAGGGTAAAGGTGAAGTCAATGAAGCAGGCTTGATCTTTTATGATCAATTAATTGATGAATTGTTAGCTAATCAGATCGAACCGGTATTAACGTTATACCACTGGGATGCTCCACAAGCACTCGCAGATGAATACGGAGCTTGGGAATCCAGAGAAATGATCGAAGATTTCAATCAATACTGTATTACATTGTATAAACGTTATGGAGATCGAGTAAAGTACTGGGTATCTCTTAATGAGCAAAATTATAATTCTAACCATGCGTTTATTACAGCGATGCATCCACCGGGTGTGCATGATCGCAAACGTTTTTATGAAGCCAATCATATTGCTTTTCTAGCTAATGCCAAAGCGATCGAATCTTTCCGTCACTACGTACCGAACGGTAAAATTGGCCCTAGCTTTGCTTATTCTCCTTCTTATCCGGCTAGTAGTCAGCCTCGTGATATGTTGGCGTATGAGAATGCAGAAGAATTTCAAAATAACTGGTGGCTGGATACGTATTGTCTGGGTCATTATCCACAGGTAGCACTTCGTTATCTGGAAGAGCACGGTTTGGCTCCCACATTTGAAAAAGGCGATATCGAATTATTAACTAAAGGGATTCCTGATTTTGTCGGTGTTAATTATTATCAGACGATTACGTATGAATTTAATCCGATTGATGGTGTCGCTGAAGGCAAAATGAATACTACCGGACAAAAAGGAAGTAATGAAGATACAGGACGACCAGGTCTATACAAAACAAAGCCTAATACTCATTTAGAAACGTCAAATTGGGACTGGGCGATCGATCCAATCGGCTTGCGAATTGGATTACGTCGTATTACGAGCCGTTATGGACTGCCTGTCTTTATTACTGAAAATGGATTAGGCGAATTCGATAAGCTAGAAGCTGATGGAAGTATCCAAGATGATTATCGCATCGATTATCTGCGTTCTCATTTGGAACAATGTCGTGAAGCGATTGCTGACGGTGTAGATCTAATTGGTTATTGCAGTTGGTCATTTACCGATTTGTTAAGCTGGTTGAATGGCTATCAGAAACGTTATGGATTCGTCTATATCAATCGTGACGAAGATAGTGAAAAAGATATGCGTCGTATTCCGAAGAAAAGCTATTACTGGTATCAGCAAGTAATTGAAAGTAACGGAGAACAGTTATAA
- a CDS encoding S1 RNA-binding domain-containing protein: MSFESGTVLTLELVREVSPYGFFLSDGENDVLLHYSEITKKIKIGDHIEVFIFHDTEDRLAATMKKPFLTLGGMAKLTVADLHPRLGAFLEMGLGRQLLLPLSEMPELKELRPQVGDEVYVMMEHDRQGRLRAKLAGELEFMEHTFHAPESWVNLWLDAQVYRPLQMGTFVIVEGGVLGFGALGMIHQSERSRMLRLGEKVNVRVTQVREDGRVNLSMIPRKEVGRDQDAERLLAFLQERPDGAMPYSDTTTPDIIKQRFGISKSAFKRALGKLMREGIVEQKENWTMLVKPADSSEASSSEEEKQS; encoded by the coding sequence ATGAGTTTTGAATCCGGTACAGTATTAACGCTTGAATTGGTGCGTGAAGTATCGCCGTATGGTTTTTTTCTATCCGATGGAGAAAACGATGTATTGCTTCATTACAGTGAAATCACCAAAAAAATCAAAATAGGCGATCATATCGAAGTCTTTATTTTCCATGATACCGAAGACCGTCTAGCAGCAACGATGAAAAAGCCATTTTTGACACTAGGTGGAATGGCAAAGCTAACTGTAGCTGATCTACATCCACGTCTAGGAGCTTTTCTTGAAATGGGACTAGGTCGTCAGTTGTTATTACCTTTGAGCGAAATGCCAGAACTCAAAGAACTTCGTCCGCAAGTAGGCGATGAAGTCTATGTGATGATGGAGCATGATCGTCAAGGTCGTCTACGTGCTAAATTAGCAGGTGAACTTGAATTTATGGAGCATACTTTTCACGCTCCTGAATCATGGGTGAACCTGTGGTTAGATGCACAAGTCTATCGTCCATTACAAATGGGAACATTTGTGATTGTAGAAGGTGGCGTACTTGGATTTGGAGCATTGGGTATGATTCATCAAAGCGAGCGCAGTCGTATGCTTCGTCTCGGTGAAAAAGTCAATGTACGTGTAACACAAGTTCGCGAAGATGGACGTGTGAATCTATCGATGATTCCTCGTAAAGAAGTGGGCCGCGATCAAGATGCAGAGCGCTTACTTGCTTTCTTACAAGAACGTCCTGATGGAGCTATGCCGTATTCAGATACCACTACACCTGATATTATCAAGCAACGATTTGGCATTAGTAAATCTGCGTTCAAGCGTGCACTTGGTAAATTGATGCGCGAAGGTATTGTAGAGCAGAAAGAAAACTGGACGATGCTAGTTAAGCCAGCAGATTCTTCTGAAGCATCTTCATCTGAAGAAGAAAAGCAATCTTAA